The DNA window AACAAGTCTTTTCGCGGACACCAACGCTCATGGTTTATGTGATGCTCCTTTTAGCCAATTTCACTGTACACTCAATGTTTGGCAACATTGGTGTTCCTGCTGCTCCATCACCAAGAATCTTCCAAGAGACTATCACAACTCCAGATGAAATGGACCAAGAACAATCAAATGCTGATCATGCTGTAGGAAATAACAACGGTGGTGCAGGGAAAGTTGACCGGAGCATCGGTGGGAGTGAAGGGGGCGACTGGCATTTTGGGAGAATATCACCTTTTATTCGGTATCCCAACCTTGTTCCCGAAGAGACAGGTGAGGTTTCTTTGCCCGGAAATCAAGAAATGGTTTCGGTGGAAGAGACAGTACTGTGGAACGCAATGGTAGAGGAAGCTTCAAGAATGCAAGTGGAATCAGGATATGAGATTCTTGATCGTGAGACTATGAAACAGTTCGTATCACGTGTAACAGTGGATCTTGAACCGAGTGATTATGTTGAGTATTACAGAACTGATCTTCTTTATCAGATGGCTATCGCTGAGGATCCAAAAAACCCTCTTCTGCTTTCTAATTATGCCCAGTTCCTCTGCACAGTTCGTCACGACTACGACAGGTGATCCAGATTCCTACCCTCTTAGTTAATCTCTCAGTGTTTTACTAGttcttttcttgtatttttagataTCAGTTGAAAGCAATTGTATCTTGCATAACAGCATAAGATTGGTCTACATGCTTATAACATAGTAAGATGAGATATGGAGAAGTTTTTGAAGTGTTTCATTTAGCTGCCTTAACCTTTTGATTCCTCGAAGAAAATGAATCCTAGTTCTTTCCTTCGATTAGTGGAGGGATGGAGACATTCACTATCGTAACTCCTTTTTACCGAATTATGTAATCATGATGAGTCTTAAGCAATTCATCTTCCACAGACGTTGGTGATTGAGAAGCCTTTCGGAAAGGCTTCCCCTTCACCACCAACTAAACTAGAGAGTATTTCTCTTCTGGTATCAAATATTGTGACAATCATGTGATTTCTGAttctgtttccttttctttctcaattatCTGGGAACATAACAGGGCAGAGAAATGCTTCAAGCGTGCTATAATGGTTGGACCACCAGATGCTGAGGCATTCAGTCACTACGCAGATTTCTTGTGGAGGGTAAGGAAGGACTTGTGGAGTGCAGAAGAGAGATATCTGCAAGCTTTATCAATTGAACCGAATAACACTGAGCATGCTTCCAAGTATGCTTCTTTCCTCTGGAGCACTGGAGGCGAAGAGACATGTTTTCCTCTCAATGCTCCTCAATGATAACTAGAATAAGATTTTGTAATTTGAACAGAGATGAGTATATTAAAAGAGCATGCCATTATAATCCTAGTATAGGGCACTTACGAAGGAAAAGAATGCTGATTTTAGCTTCGAACTTTGTTCTCTTCTGTAGGAAGCTGTTCTGAGACTTGTAATGTATGCAAAAAGATTGTGCATTGATATGCAGATCTCTTCTGGAAACAAATTATTATCTTCTATATACATCGCTAGGTCAAGAAACTGGATAAGCAAATATGAAATATGATCTTCAATTAACACCAGCATTTGATTTGAATCCTTATGTTAGTTGAATCAGCTCTTAAAGCCAAAGATGCTAGGTAAGCAGGTGTAGTTTCAGCACCAACAAGCTAGAAccttttaattcttattctaGGTCTGAAAAGATCGATATCCTGTTCTTACATCACTGGATCAGTTGGATGGGTGGCAATCCCAAATATTGTAAACAATTCCCAGTTTAATGTAATAGTTTTAGCTAAGACTAGGCTGACCACATCGCCGCGACAAACTTCTTttcacaaaacttcaagaaagaaaaatggaaatATTGAAGGTTGATCTTCTTTTTCCTATGCAATGACCGAATATGAACCTAGAATCCTCCCGGTTTGAAGCTATTACCGTTGAACTTTGGTTATGTGATACTAAGAGTTGCTCTGCCCATAGATAAAGCAAAATATCCATGAATTCAACCAGGTAGAATGGTAGTTGAGAGAGCGGGAATCAATGCAAGATATCACAGAGGATATTAATTCTGCAGCTACCTTAGTTTGATAGGATGATGAAAAGGGAAGAAAGGGATCGGCGCCGTTGAAAAAAATGTCAGATTGACTAATAAATCGTTCACTTCATTTCCTGTTTAATAGGATCATACCCCCAATGAGCTGCCATGATAATGAAAGTCAAATtgtttctccaaaaaaaaatagaatagaacAAAAAAGACCATCAAAGTATTCAGATACCCAGCATGCATGATCTGTTTAACCAGACAACTGAATCTAAACAGCTACCTAGTCATTGAAATTCTGTCAAGCTGATTGTATAGAGAACCATTAGTGCACTCCAACTCAATATAtaaatggtggtggtggtggaaaaTAGCAGCACTTGGTCCGTGGCAAGAAACCTGGAGCCGGCATTATACTGGATTCACAAGTCTCCAACCACAAAACGCAGGGATGATGCCCAAATTTGTTTCAAGCGGTCTGACTTTGACCGGGCTAAAATAATCAGAACAtagaccagaaaaaaaaaatcattagcatTTGCTTTGAACGATGACGTGGTGTTAAAGCAACAAACCCAGACAAGCTGTTTggttgattttatattactGTGTTCACCAGTGTATGAtggaaacatgtttttttactagCTTGATGCAAAAACAGGGAGTAAATTAGGGTCCAGAGAAGTCCTAGACCAAGATGGGGGAAATGATTCTAAAGAAGATAGTACTGGAATTGATTTTACAAGGcttctattttatttcctcacaaacatttcctttctttcctttcattTATCAGGTGCAAGTACGACCATGGATTAAATTTGTATTGCAAACTCAtggttatttttgtgttttaaaaacattttgaaaaaatatatatatatttttttacttcaaattaatttgatatgctaatattaaaaataaatatttaaatataaaaaaatattatttgaatatattttcaaacaaaaaacattttaaaaacaaccaataATACCAAATGGAGAGTCTGTCTCATATAGccatcaataataaaaacacttcCCTTGCAAGTTAAGAGAGTCCTGCAGTTTCGAAACTGCTTGGATGCATAACCCTTTGTTGATAGGTCTCTTAACGTGCATCACAAATCTCCAGCATGCCTGGAAAATATCTGCTTATGAACCGGGACGATTCTGTCAATCTAGATACGGAATTCATAGTTTCTTCCACTTTAATTTCTGTGGACGCCTGAAAAGCATCTCTAACCTGTAGTGATTTGGGTGCCTGTTTAAAAAAAGTCAGCATTAAGCTGTCCTGTTGCTTGCACCGTTAAAAATGTTTGTCTATAGAATATGACAAGATGCATTTATTTAATTCTGCTGTCAATGACAAGTATGGAGTAACAGAGCACGCCATCAAAATCTTATGTATGATTTAGCCAAGGAAAGTCAAAATTATAGTGATGGCGGCCCATTCTAAACCAAAATTACAGCATCAGAAGACAAAAGGGTGACCATCTCAAACTCCGACTCCCTAGTAGTTAAGTTATATGGCAAGTAAACATTCTGGGGCGTCATGCTGATTTAGCTTCCATCTCGGAAAGAGACCAGTAAGTAGAATATATAGTGTTGCACAACtcgaaataaaaagaaatgcaatCACTGGAaggattgccaaaaaaaaagtggaaataTTGCAATTAAATATGGTGGAAATTCAAGTATCACCAAAACCAGGAAATGCGGCTGTCAACAGCCTTAACAGTAGTGGGTAACAGGGGCATTCGCCCAAACTCAGCAACAAATCTATTGAGGCATCTCGTTCTTTTTTCGCTGTGCCCTCCCAAGCTACTAATTCCAGTCGAACCAATCTCATGTAGCTTACCTAAAATTTCAACAGCCaagaagaaatataaatatttccaAGTCACAAACAAATAaggaggagaaaaaacaaaaaattatctttaaaaatcttCAAAGCAATATTTAAAGCAGAAGCATTTTTAAGGATGCAACATGTGGGGGGGAGGGGGATTTCTTCTCCCTTGTTGCTGATTCCAATAATAGAAAAGGTTCAGAAATATTGAAAAGGCAAATTTTACACAATTTGACAGAATGTGTCTTGAACAGAAATCCGGATCATAACTGGCGCACAGTTCTAGCATTCACCAAGATGCACTGCTTATTGATAAATGATAGTTACCAAAACGGAGCAGTAGGGCTTATTTGGGGTTTGGGAAGTAAACAATGGTGTTCACAGAGTGGAAATAAAGTTGCCCCAGTATCATGCTTCTCCTATTTCTTACATCCCACCCTTAGAGAAACAAAGTTCCTAAAGTTTCCTGTGGATATGTAAAAATGATACAATTCCTGTACACCAGACCTAAAGCTCCATTACTCAACCATGCCAGACCACAACAAATTCGTACAAAATTTACAATTTGGAATTAAAATTTCATCAGAGGTATGATGAATAGTGAGCACAGCAGGCACGCCTTATACACGGAACAAGTTACAAAAACCATGTTATACCAgaagacatgatattttaaacgCTAGGTACTTTCATCAGTCAACCTTGGGTCTAAGGCTCTAGAGAGAAACCAACTAATGTCCAGCTCATGTTATTAAAACCTGTAAGTGTCATGCACAGTTTGCATCATTCTCCTTGATTGGACCCTTAGAACAGTAAACCCTGAAATGGAACTACATGTTTGCAAACCAAGATACATTACAACTTTGTGTGTTATCAAATTCACAGAAGCTCACTGTAGCACGACACAGTATAATAAGATGCAGGCCCGATTAGAGTTGGTGCACAATAGTACAGAGTCTCCACAGACTGCTCACTGGCACACTATCTTGCAAAAAATCCTCCAATATGGTAAGAGACAATGCAAGGGTTTTTAGTTTATCATCTTTACTTAATTTTAGTCTATTACTTAGTTGATGAACTGAGAACATTAGTGTAGATATATTCGCAACCCTGGTCTGATGCAGATGGTTTTAGCATATAATGAATGAAGACCATTGCTTTCTCTTTAACTGAAACATTATTACTTGGATGACATCATCTTTCACCTCCTTGGCTCACAAAGAAAAATTGAGATATCAATTATTTCTATGAAACAGCAACAAGCAAAGACATGGTGTAAATACGAAGACAAGGAAACGAAAAAATGGTCTACCAGATGTGAGAATAAGGCAAGCTGACCAGGGAAATCAGTGAATTTAGCCTTGCAGGAGCTAATAACAGAACACAATTTTCTAATGGCCACAAAAGAATAAATCTTTCTATCATCCCTATTTTGGCAGTGAAGAAGAAGTTTCAAGTTTAACCACTAAAATAGTTCAAGAAATGGCTGTTTTGGTAGTTTCATTGCACaggattttatataaaaatacatggtGCATTCCAGAGCATTTCATAACATAACACCCCTTAAATTAGGAAAGTACTAGTAATATTAGCAACCATGAAATTAGAGGGGATAAACAGATGAAAGCTACAGTGAGATAGATCATTTACCTTTCACCCATATAGGGGGGGCACCAGTTGCATTTGCAACAAGAAAAGACATCGCAATATCTTCACAATTTCTGGTGAATCCATTCCAAGATTAAGAAGAAAAgtagaaattgaataaatataacaGAAACAGTGGCCaagtaaaaaactaaatacaagACAAACCTATTCTTGGTCACAAATTCTTTGATTGATGCTGGCATCTCATTTGTGTACAGCCTAAGATACTTCTTGTTGAAAAAAGCTGCTTTTGAGAGTACCATACTGTAAGTGCCTGTCCACCACACAGACCACCATCCACCGTATGTATAGTATTCCTTTTTTCCATGCTGCACATAGTTTGAGAAAATGAAATGGTTTATGAAAAATCCTATATCCTCAATCATGcctaattgttaaaaaaattgctaAAGAATAAATTACAAATGGAATAAATTGTGCCTAATTACAATTTGCATATTGGCACTTCAAGAACAAACTATTTCTAGGTAGAGTTCATAACTGTCTTGAACTAATGATTACAGTTGTAATTTCAAGCACAAACATATAGTTTTCAATAAGTTAATGAAGCAGTAAATGCTTCCTAAAACTTGCCTTCAAATTGATATATGAACCTGCCATCATTTAGTGCTATTTCCTCTAACATGTGCCAATGAAGAAGAACATAAAAGAACATTAGAAATAGATCGAGTAAATAGGGTCTGTGTGTAGTCTTGACACCATAAATAAGAAAATGGCTTTGGCCAGAAGATAACCCATGAAGGCCTTTCAGCATGCAAAAATCACACTTTAGTTATATGTTCTGACACAAACATAAT is part of the Populus alba chromosome 10, ASM523922v2, whole genome shotgun sequence genome and encodes:
- the LOC118043339 gene encoding uncharacterized protein; translation: MGLEILQSLHLIVPPLSSTCRRPVFARSYFGGASNQGLACLLPHPSILFGSSRNLKGPGLKRSCSDSLDEFYNEEIEYLARSYDIVDDDENDHNDTAYAVSASSNISKSNDGESSKNRNSSDSFLPSKIEFLEPSLLGIQPEPPDWPGRNEIARMSIELRANSVDIPLSLRMLKRKLKWQKGFAVVRNSAYCSVKRAFASMVLIIQELQSHALYTRGGLHGEDLRRIMEKVNSELNASFVWLFQQVFSRTPTLMVYVMLLLANFTVHSMFGNIGVPAAPSPRIFQETITTPDEMDQEQSNADHAVGNNNGGAGKVDRSIGGSEGGDWHFGRISPFIRYPNLVPEETGEVSLPGNQEMVSVEETVLWNAMVEEASRMQVESGYEILDRETMKQFVSRVTVDLEPSDYVEYYRTDLLYQMAIAEDPKNPLLLSNYAQFLCTVRHDYDRAEKCFKRAIMVGPPDAEAFSHYADFLWRVRKDLWSAEERYLQALSIEPNNTEHASKYASFLWSTGGEETCFPLNAPQ